One region of Caldisericia bacterium genomic DNA includes:
- a CDS encoding amidohydrolase family protein, producing MHVDQFNNIGGIDVAIDLNLNSVSHLDKTDKESLKELSKKDTVGIIFPTERMFLLKDGKLGRRVADSGVPLAISTDFNPGTSPTINFYLALSLSVIREGLSIEEAINASTINPAFALSIHEDRGSIEKGKLANLQILSLKTYKLIPYFFGMNYFSLLKHTNSYLTSLE from the coding sequence ATGCATGTAGATCAATTCAACAATATTGGTGGAATTGATGTGGCTATAGATTTGAATCTAAACTCTGTATCTCATCTTGATAAAACAGATAAAGAATCTCTTAAAGAACTATCTAAAAAAGATACAGTGGGAATTATATTTCCAACAGAGAGAATGTTCCTTTTAAAGGATGGGAAGCTTGGAAGAAGAGTTGCTGATAGTGGTGTCCCTCTGGCAATATCAACAGACTTCAATCCGGGAACATCACCTACAATAAACTTTTATCTCGCTCTGTCCCTTTCTGTTATAAGGGAGGGCCTTTCCATAGAAGAGGCAATAAATGCATCTACCATAAATCCTGCCTTCGCTCTATCCATCCATGAAGATAGGGGAAGTATAGAAAAGGGAAAGTTAGCCAATCTTCAGATTCTCTCTCTTAAAACATACAAACTCATACCTTACTTCTTTGGAATGAATTATTTTTCTCTCTTAAAACATACAAACTCATACCTTACTTCTTTGGAATGA
- the folE gene encoding GTP cyclohydrolase I FolE, whose amino-acid sequence MHFDREKIIEAMKMIIDAIGEDKNREGLKETPERIADMFEEIFKGLYIDPRIFLKSQFVEEKHQEMVILRNISFFSMCEHHFLPFFGKAHVGYIPNGKIVGISKIARVVDTLARKPQLQERLTSEIADIIFEELEPLGLGVVLEAEHMCMVMRGIKKPGSLIVTSAIRGSFRKYASTRSEFLYLISRGRTNGV is encoded by the coding sequence ATGCATTTTGATAGAGAAAAGATTATAGAAGCAATGAAGATGATCATCGATGCCATTGGAGAGGATAAAAACAGGGAAGGACTTAAAGAGACTCCAGAGAGAATTGCAGATATGTTTGAAGAGATATTCAAAGGACTATACATAGACCCAAGAATCTTTCTAAAATCTCAGTTTGTGGAGGAAAAACATCAGGAAATGGTCATTTTAAGAAATATCTCTTTCTTTTCAATGTGTGAGCACCACTTCCTCCCCTTCTTTGGGAAAGCTCATGTAGGATACATACCGAATGGGAAGATTGTTGGAATTTCAAAGATTGCAAGGGTTGTGGACACTCTCGCAAGGAAACCACAACTTCAGGAGAGGCTCACAAGTGAAATTGCAGATATTATATTTGAGGAACTTGAACCACTTGGACTTGGCGTTGTTCTTGAGGCAGAACACATGTGTATGGTTATGAGAGGGATAAAGAAACCCGGTAGTTTAATAGTAACATCAGCAATAAGGGGTTCATTTAGAAAATACGCCTCAACAAGGAGTGAGTTTCTCTATCTTATCTCAAGGGGAAGGACAAATGGAGTATAG
- the folP gene encoding dihydropteroate synthase: MEYRIREIHLDENEVEKELERIEVHPVGVSIMKNKGKIRFLKIENVDVRAANILKQEMLSIGGEVALSRDAFYLGKNECRAIVMGTVHHFNKLIPKLKLQPFGLKDIAEEMEKIVHRTPIKATRIGDTLFEWGKRTYIMGIINLTPDSFSGDGLYSRERFVDNALGYACLLREWGADIIDIGGESTRPGSREVPYEEERRRVMPVLRKLVKDIDCPISVDTSKWEIAKEALHLGASMINDVWGLKKDKEMAKIVAKYNVPVVIMHSIDGKGGPPPEGYYKDVVSDVYFSLKERIEFALENGIKPHNIIIDPGIGFGKGLKENIKILKKLSEFKTLGYPLLVGVSRKSFIGEILNLPPEERVEGTIGAVITSIAKGVDIVRVHDVKEIKRAIRVADRILR; this comes from the coding sequence ATGGAGTATAGGATAAGGGAAATACATCTTGATGAAAATGAAGTGGAGAAGGAGCTTGAAAGGATAGAAGTTCATCCAGTTGGGGTATCTATTATGAAAAATAAGGGTAAGATAAGATTTCTTAAGATAGAAAATGTAGATGTAAGGGCAGCAAATATTCTAAAACAGGAGATGCTTTCCATTGGAGGAGAGGTTGCCTTATCCAGAGATGCCTTTTATCTTGGAAAGAATGAGTGCAGGGCAATTGTTATGGGAACAGTTCATCATTTCAACAAGCTTATTCCAAAACTCAAGCTCCAGCCTTTTGGCTTGAAGGATATTGCAGAGGAGATGGAGAAAATAGTACACAGAACTCCAATAAAAGCTACAAGGATAGGAGATACTCTCTTTGAGTGGGGGAAAAGAACCTATATAATGGGAATAATAAATCTAACTCCAGATTCCTTTTCAGGAGATGGATTGTATTCAAGAGAAAGATTTGTTGATAATGCTTTGGGTTATGCCTGTCTCCTCAGAGAATGGGGAGCAGATATAATTGACATAGGGGGAGAGTCAACAAGACCAGGGAGCAGGGAAGTTCCTTATGAGGAGGAGAGAAGGAGAGTTATGCCAGTTTTAAGGAAACTTGTGAAAGACATTGATTGTCCTATTTCAGTGGATACAAGTAAATGGGAAATAGCAAAGGAGGCACTTCATCTTGGAGCAAGTATGATAAATGATGTCTGGGGGTTAAAAAAAGACAAAGAGATGGCAAAGATTGTTGCAAAATACAATGTTCCAGTGGTAATAATGCATTCCATAGATGGAAAGGGTGGACCTCCACCAGAGGGATACTATAAGGATGTTGTAAGTGATGTGTACTTCTCTCTTAAAGAGAGGATTGAATTTGCCCTTGAGAATGGAATAAAACCGCATAATATAATAATAGATCCCGGCATTGGTTTTGGAAAAGGACTTAAGGAGAATATAAAGATACTTAAGAAACTCTCTGAATTTAAAACTCTTGGTTATCCCCTTCTTGTTGGTGTAAGTAGAAAGAGTTTCATAGGTGAGATTCTTAATCTCCCTCCAGAGGAGAGAGTTGAGGGAACAATAGGAGCAGTCATTACATCAATCGCAAAGGGAGTTGATATTGTGAGAGTGCATGATGTAAAAGAGATAAAGAGGGCAATCAGAGTTGCCGATAGGATACTAAGATGA
- the folB gene encoding dihydroneopterin aldolase, with protein MKVFLKGMEFYSYHGVNEEEKILGQRFRVDVEFYIDEVKEDNIYDTVNYSHVYKLVREIVEEKNFNLIESLAREIGNRILAIEKVKEVVVRVSKVSPPIKGILKEAGVEYRKKK; from the coding sequence ATGAAAGTGTTTCTAAAAGGTATGGAATTTTACTCCTATCACGGAGTTAATGAAGAGGAGAAGATCCTTGGACAGAGATTCAGGGTGGATGTGGAGTTTTATATAGATGAGGTAAAGGAAGATAATATTTATGATACGGTGAATTACTCCCATGTTTATAAACTGGTGAGAGAAATTGTGGAGGAAAAAAATTTTAACCTTATTGAATCCCTCGCAAGGGAAATTGGAAATAGAATCTTAGCAATAGAGAAAGTTAAGGAAGTGGTGGTGAGAGTTAGTAAAGTTTCTCCACCAATAAAAGGGATTCTAAAGGAAGCGGGGGTAGAATACAGGAAGAAGAAATGA
- a CDS encoding ribonuclease H-like domain-containing protein, whose amino-acid sequence MRIVFFDFETTGLNPDVDKIIEVGAVKSENGKVLSSFSVVINQRIPIPKKITKITGITDEEILKNGREEREVMNEFFEFIGDDPLVGHNAIYFDIPFIEKYLGARIKNRVSDTLIISKFLLPGLRSHSLRRVASNFGIPWDKNHRALEDAIIAMNLWEKLKERAKTIEGDFIKNYIEKLYKNDFKILDAFYLFLEDL is encoded by the coding sequence ATGAGGATAGTATTTTTTGATTTTGAGACAACGGGCTTAAATCCAGATGTAGATAAGATTATTGAAGTTGGAGCAGTAAAGAGTGAAAATGGGAAGGTTCTCTCCTCATTTTCTGTGGTGATAAATCAAAGGATTCCCATCCCCAAAAAGATAACAAAGATAACTGGAATAACAGATGAGGAAATATTAAAGAATGGGAGGGAAGAGAGGGAGGTTATGAATGAATTTTTTGAGTTTATTGGTGATGATCCACTTGTAGGACACAATGCCATATACTTTGATATACCATTCATTGAAAAGTATCTTGGAGCAAGAATAAAAAACAGGGTTTCAGATACATTAATAATATCAAAGTTTCTCCTTCCAGGTTTAAGATCCCATAGTTTAAGGCGTGTGGCTTCAAACTTTGGAATCCCCTGGGATAAGAACCACAGAGCTCTTGAAGATGCTATAATAGCAATGAATCTCTGGGAGAAGTTAAAGGAGAGGGCTAAAACAATTGAGGGAGATTTTATTAAAAATTATATAGAGAAATTGTATAAAAATGATTTTAAAATTCTTGATGCCTTTTACCTATTTTTAGAGGATCTATGA
- a CDS encoding AAA family ATPase, translating to MNLWDIPKSFDEFVGHKDVLTKSFKEKIRSGNVSHLILWGPPGSGKTTLALLIEKESGLDLIRVSGAEIGIKEIRKIIEEAKKKKEFFKKETILFIDEIHRLNRKEQDFLLSFVENRE from the coding sequence ATGAATTTGTGGGACATACCAAAAAGTTTTGATGAATTTGTGGGACATAAAGATGTGTTAACAAAGAGTTTCAAAGAGAAGATAAGGAGTGGGAATGTTTCTCATCTTATCCTATGGGGACCACCAGGAAGTGGAAAAACAACCCTTGCCCTTCTTATAGAAAAGGAGAGTGGTTTAGATTTAATAAGAGTTTCAGGAGCTGAAATTGGAATAAAGGAGATAAGGAAAATAATAGAGGAGGCAAAAAAGAAAAAGGAATTCTTTAAAAAAGAGACTATTCTCTTTATAGATGAGATACACAGACTAAACAGAAAGGAACAGGATTTCCTCCTCTCCTTTGTAGAAAACAGAGAATAA
- a CDS encoding threonine synthase: MERALKCIRCGKEYSIYEKRYTCECGGLLDVYIKEEGDLSYLKDVWEKRKGSRKRIDESGVWRYRELVLDLKEEEIVTFPEGRTNLYNVSDRIEGVSNLFIKHEGENPTGSFKDRGMTVGVSFAKKLGYRIVACASTGNTSASMTAYAKMGGLIPIVFLPKGKITFGKLSQALSYGAKTIQIEGDFDDAMRIVREISKKYRIYLLNSLNPVRLEGQKTIIIDALFQMNWKIPDWIIVPGGNLGNTSAFGKALMELKRFKVIDKIPKIGVIQAKGANPFYLSFKNNWRFKPVKAETIATAIRIGNPVNFEKAKRTIEFTKGFVEEVEDEEIIRAKIIIDSLGIGCEPASASSLAGFFKMLKKGIIKKNETVLLITTGNILKDPDTSTKIHMGEIEGIPDELINKPIVVENDLGRIQEIIEEILEEYS; this comes from the coding sequence ATGGAGAGAGCCCTAAAGTGCATAAGATGTGGAAAGGAGTATTCTATATATGAGAAAAGGTACACCTGTGAGTGTGGTGGACTTCTTGATGTTTATATAAAAGAAGAGGGGGACCTATCATATTTAAAGGATGTTTGGGAGAAAAGAAAAGGAAGCAGGAAAAGGATAGATGAGAGTGGGGTATGGAGATACAGAGAGCTTGTTTTGGATTTAAAGGAGGAAGAGATAGTTACATTTCCAGAGGGGAGAACAAATCTATACAATGTCTCAGATAGAATAGAGGGGGTCTCAAATTTATTTATAAAACATGAAGGGGAAAACCCAACAGGCTCATTTAAGGATAGGGGAATGACTGTTGGTGTTTCCTTTGCAAAGAAACTTGGATATAGAATTGTTGCATGCGCCTCCACAGGAAACACCTCAGCATCCATGACAGCATACGCAAAAATGGGAGGACTTATCCCAATAGTCTTTCTTCCAAAAGGGAAAATTACTTTCGGCAAGCTCTCTCAAGCTCTCTCTTATGGAGCAAAGACAATTCAAATAGAGGGTGATTTTGATGATGCCATGAGAATTGTAAGGGAAATTTCCAAAAAGTATAGAATATATCTCCTAAACTCTTTAAACCCTGTAAGACTTGAAGGTCAAAAAACCATAATAATAGATGCTTTGTTTCAGATGAACTGGAAAATTCCTGACTGGATAATAGTTCCCGGAGGAAACCTCGGAAATACATCTGCCTTTGGTAAAGCTTTAATGGAACTTAAAAGATTTAAAGTGATAGATAAGATACCAAAGATTGGAGTTATTCAGGCAAAGGGTGCGAATCCCTTCTACCTCTCATTTAAAAACAACTGGAGGTTTAAACCAGTTAAGGCAGAAACCATAGCCACAGCAATAAGAATTGGAAATCCAGTGAATTTTGAAAAGGCTAAAAGAACCATAGAGTTTACAAAGGGATTTGTGGAGGAGGTGGAAGACGAGGAGATTATTAGGGCAAAGATAATCATTGATTCACTGGGAATTGGATGTGAACCAGCTTCAGCCTCCTCCCTTGCAGGATTCTTTAAAATGCTTAAGAAGGGAATTATAAAGAAAAATGAAACAGTGCTTCTTATCACAACAGGAAACATACTTAAAGACCCAGATACATCAACAAAGATACACATGGGGGAGATTGAAGGAATACCAGATGAACTTATAAATAAACCTATTGTAGTTGAAAATGATTTGGGAAGAATTCAAGAGATAATTGAGGAAATTCTGGAGGAATACTCATGA
- the thrA gene encoding bifunctional aspartate kinase/homoserine dehydrogenase I, which yields MIVMKFGGTSVGSAERIRNLKEIVERFDEEKVIVVSAMSGITDSLIRAGELSQKGDKDYLKEYLKIRDRHLSVMEELFLKTIKDVEKLLEELLNILKSIEVLGELTPRALDTIVSFGERMNVRIISEYLNRSGIKSTYLDANKFLITTDDFGHASPIYEKIREKAKPIFEKIFSEKITPVVTGFIGATEDGRITTLGRGGSDFTATILGRILDAREVWIWTDVDGVMTADPRITEDAKPLPYISYIEAAELSYYGAKVLHPKTLSPVMEKNIPVRIKNTFNPDFSGTLIVKRIRKDKNIIKSITYIKNLSLVSVNGKGMLGIPGIAARVFKSAWRSKTNILMISQSSSEQNICLVVKKDEADNFIKFLFKEFEREIERKEIEGVLKEDGIAIISVVGAGMKGTPGIAGKVFSTLGRHGINIIAIAQGSSEYNISFVVRESEVREAVKSLHTELGLSLDKEGIKVVEIVQFGVGKVGKSLIKLILSERKRIEKEERIRIVYRGLLRSNSYVLGEETEKYIKEENFNFPKKGKPDLSEFIRKRNTVFVDVTNSDEITDILIDALKHGANAVTSNKKNLVKSFKIFKSLTDSKGKFYFETTVGASLPVIKTLLNLMETGDKIKRIVSLPSGSLSFIFHHLNRGKDIVEAIELAMKLGYTEPNPMDDLKGTDILRKTLILARIIGKKIELSHVDFEEFVKSNSLEDFKKGEIRIFRDRINKMRESGFVYPVSRIEGRKVKVSLEVFGKNSEFYNLKPGENIFLIYTKRYNKNPVIIKGIGAGPLITASGVLSDILRVGREI from the coding sequence ATGATTGTAATGAAGTTTGGTGGAACATCTGTGGGGAGTGCAGAAAGGATAAGAAACTTAAAGGAAATAGTTGAAAGATTTGATGAGGAAAAGGTTATTGTTGTATCCGCCATGAGTGGAATTACAGACTCACTTATAAGAGCAGGGGAACTTTCTCAAAAAGGAGACAAGGACTACCTTAAGGAATATTTAAAGATAAGAGATAGACACCTCTCTGTTATGGAGGAACTCTTCCTGAAAACCATAAAAGATGTGGAGAAACTCCTTGAGGAACTCTTAAACATACTAAAGAGTATAGAGGTTCTTGGAGAGTTAACCCCAAGAGCTCTTGATACCATAGTTTCCTTTGGAGAAAGGATGAATGTAAGAATAATATCGGAGTATCTAAATAGGTCTGGAATTAAATCCACATATCTTGATGCCAACAAATTTTTAATAACAACAGATGACTTTGGACATGCCTCTCCTATATATGAAAAAATCAGGGAAAAGGCAAAACCCATATTTGAAAAGATATTTTCAGAAAAGATAACACCTGTGGTGACAGGATTTATTGGAGCAACAGAGGATGGGAGGATAACAACACTTGGAAGGGGTGGGAGTGATTTTACTGCAACAATACTTGGAAGGATTCTTGATGCAAGGGAAGTCTGGATATGGACAGATGTTGATGGAGTAATGACTGCTGATCCAAGAATTACTGAGGATGCAAAACCACTCCCATACATCTCATACATTGAGGCAGCAGAACTCTCATACTACGGAGCAAAGGTTCTTCATCCAAAGACCCTCTCCCCTGTTATGGAGAAAAACATACCTGTAAGGATAAAGAATACATTTAATCCTGATTTTTCAGGAACACTGATTGTTAAAAGGATAAGAAAGGATAAAAATATAATTAAATCTATAACATACATAAAAAATCTTTCACTTGTAAGCGTCAATGGAAAGGGCATGCTTGGTATTCCAGGGATTGCTGCAAGAGTTTTTAAATCTGCATGGAGGAGTAAAACAAACATACTTATGATATCCCAATCGTCATCAGAACAGAACATCTGTCTTGTGGTGAAGAAGGACGAGGCAGACAACTTCATAAAATTCCTCTTTAAGGAGTTTGAAAGGGAAATTGAAAGAAAGGAAATTGAAGGTGTATTAAAGGAGGATGGAATTGCTATAATATCAGTTGTAGGAGCAGGGATGAAGGGGACACCTGGAATTGCAGGAAAGGTTTTCTCCACCCTTGGAAGGCATGGGATAAATATAATTGCCATTGCACAGGGTTCATCTGAGTACAATATCTCCTTTGTGGTTAGAGAGAGTGAGGTTAGAGAGGCAGTTAAATCTCTTCATACAGAATTGGGCTTATCTTTGGATAAAGAGGGAATAAAGGTGGTGGAGATTGTGCAGTTTGGAGTTGGAAAAGTTGGAAAAAGCCTTATTAAATTAATCTTGTCAGAAAGAAAAAGAATTGAGAAGGAGGAGAGAATAAGAATTGTTTATAGAGGTCTTTTAAGAAGTAACTCCTATGTTTTGGGTGAAGAGACGGAGAAATACATAAAAGAGGAGAATTTCAACTTTCCCAAGAAAGGTAAACCAGATTTGTCAGAATTTATAAGGAAAAGAAACACTGTGTTTGTTGATGTTACCAATTCAGATGAAATCACTGATATACTCATAGATGCTTTAAAACATGGTGCAAATGCGGTTACATCAAATAAAAAGAATCTTGTAAAAAGCTTCAAAATATTTAAAAGCCTTACAGATTCCAAAGGGAAGTTCTACTTTGAAACCACCGTTGGGGCATCTCTTCCTGTAATAAAAACTCTACTAAACTTGATGGAGACTGGTGATAAGATAAAAAGGATTGTATCACTACCCAGTGGCTCCCTATCCTTCATATTCCATCATCTGAATAGAGGAAAGGATATTGTCGAGGCAATAGAACTTGCCATGAAACTGGGTTATACAGAACCAAATCCCATGGATGATTTAAAGGGAACAGATATCTTAAGAAAAACTTTGATCCTTGCAAGAATCATAGGAAAGAAGATTGAATTATCTCATGTAGATTTTGAGGAATTTGTTAAATCAAACTCCCTTGAAGATTTCAAAAAGGGAGAGATAAGAATCTTTAGAGATAGAATCAATAAGATGAGGGAGAGTGGTTTTGTCTATCCTGTATCAAGGATTGAAGGAAGAAAGGTTAAAGTCTCCCTTGAAGTCTTTGGTAAAAATTCAGAATTCTACAATCTAAAGCCGGGAGAGAATATATTTCTCATATATACCAAAAGATACAACAAAAATCCTGTTATAATTAAAGGCATAGGGGCAGGACCCTTAATTACAGCTTCAGGTGTGTTGTCAGATATTTTAAGAGTAGGGAGAGAGATATGA
- the asd gene encoding aspartate-semialdehyde dehydrogenase yields MINVSVLGATGVVGQRFVQILSKHPWFKISSIFASEKRRGEKYKDTVRWILEGGIPESVAHLPLLSLERDEPEKIVFSALPSSIAFDVEERLSKNGHYVFSNASSHRYEDFVPIVVPEVNPDHLEAIKYQKRKGFIVTNPNCSTAGLVIPLKPIMDRFGIERITVLTMQALSGAGFPGVPSLSILDNIIPYIEKEEEKIKVESKKILGKFNGRFIPGSFKVHARCNRVMVRDGHMEVVFVKTEKDVSLSEFKESFVEFKGLPQKLRLPTAPEKPIVVREEIDRPQPLFDRLNGDGMSVTVGRIEKLEEGFFTFTLISHNTIRGAAGGSILNLELALKLNLLEGVYV; encoded by the coding sequence ATGATAAATGTATCGGTTCTTGGAGCCACAGGAGTGGTAGGTCAGAGGTTTGTTCAAATATTATCCAAACATCCGTGGTTTAAGATAAGCTCCATCTTTGCATCAGAGAAGAGAAGGGGAGAGAAGTATAAGGATACTGTAAGATGGATACTTGAAGGAGGAATTCCAGAGAGCGTTGCCCATCTTCCCCTTTTATCCTTAGAGAGGGATGAACCAGAGAAGATAGTATTTTCAGCTCTTCCATCATCCATTGCCTTTGATGTGGAGGAGAGACTATCAAAAAATGGACATTATGTATTCAGTAATGCAAGCAGCCACAGGTATGAGGATTTTGTTCCAATAGTTGTACCAGAGGTCAACCCAGATCATCTTGAAGCTATAAAGTATCAAAAAAGAAAGGGATTTATAGTTACAAATCCTAACTGCTCCACGGCAGGTCTCGTAATCCCACTAAAACCTATAATGGATAGATTTGGAATAGAGAGGATAACTGTTCTCACAATGCAAGCTCTATCAGGAGCTGGATTCCCTGGAGTTCCCTCTCTTTCTATTCTTGACAACATTATTCCCTACATAGAGAAGGAGGAGGAAAAGATAAAGGTGGAGAGTAAAAAGATTCTTGGGAAATTCAATGGAAGATTTATCCCTGGAAGTTTTAAAGTGCATGCAAGGTGTAATAGGGTTATGGTAAGGGATGGGCATATGGAAGTTGTATTTGTAAAAACAGAGAAAGATGTATCCCTCTCTGAATTTAAGGAGTCTTTTGTAGAATTTAAGGGACTACCTCAAAAACTTCGTCTTCCAACAGCACCTGAAAAACCAATAGTGGTAAGAGAAGAAATTGATAGACCACAACCTCTCTTTGATAGACTAAATGGAGATGGAATGAGTGTAACTGTGGGAAGGATAGAGAAGTTGGAGGAAGGTTTCTTTACATTTACACTCATCTCTCATAACACCATAAGAGGGGCGGCAGGAGGAAGTATTTTAAATTTAGAACTTGCATTAAAATTAAACCTTCTGGAGGGAGTGTATGTATAA